aaatcccaagtgtctcaaagggctgcacaagccacaacgacatcctcggtacagagcccacataagggcaaggaaaaactcaccccagtgggacgtcgatgtgaatgactatgagaaaccttggagaggaccgcatatgtgggtaaccccccccccccctctaggggagaccgaatgcaatggatgtcgagtgggtctgacataatattgtgagagtccagtccatagtggatccaacataacagtaagagtccagtccatagtggggtcagcaggaaaccatcccgagcggagatgggtcagcagcgcagagatatgaatgcactacaaagacaagaaatttgatgttcaaactcataaactttatatatttgcaaataataattaacttagaatttcatggctgcaacacgtgccaaagtagttgcatcaacgtggcttcatagtaaaagagtgcgggtactagactggcctgcctgtagtccagacctgtctcccattgaaaatgtgaagcctaaaatagcagaagggagacccccggactgttgaacaacttaagctgtacatcaagcaagaatgggaaagaattccacctgagaagcttcaaaaatgtgtctcctcagttcccaaacctttattgagtgttgttaaaaggaaagggcatgtaacacagtggtgaacatgcccaacAAGATCgtgcacttttaatgtttttaatttaataaacagagcattggtatggtcacgatgatccgcataatttacaattctaatggctttcttttgaagtaagaacacagagttgatgtttgatttgtaattgttaccccagatttcaacacaataattaagataagggagtacgaaataattatatgacatgttaagagccttttgatgtacggagtttttgattttatttaacatagcaatattttttgccatctttgtcttaagtattattatcggccgccctctcccatctctgacggacatctacacctcccgctgcctcaacagagccagtgccatcatcaaagacagcacccaccctggctctgacctgttccacctgctgccctctgggaagcgctacaggtgcattaaaaccaaaacaaacaggctaaagaacagcttcttccccagggccataaccatcctgaacggactgccccattgtccctcataactgccttctcttcggtgcaataacccattccaccaaccaccctgtttttgttttgttttttcatgtatatattcatttcacaccatattcattgcacttctacattttttatatttttatatatttgcacattgtttttctagcatgcacacatcgcactgtatggaatggcctcaatctcgttaccttgcgtaatgacaataaagctgattctgattctgattattattattactgttattattataattgtaagtgtatcttgtgttttttatgttgatttaataaaaataaatatatatatatattagagatgcgcggataggcaattatttcatccgcaaccgcatcagaaagtcgtcaaccatccgccatccacccgatgtaacatttgatcagaaccgcacccgcccgccatccgcccgcacccgcccgttgttatatatctaatatagacgatgcaaggcattaatgagattataaagcttttgcctgttaaagaaagaagactgatccaatgcagcacacacattcgcgtgccacgctgtcacgacccagacgcacaccagtgcgcaatcatatgggagccgcgctgagcgcacctccaagcgcgtctcgctgccggcgacggccgggtatatgggcccgacgctccagcgccatccattttcagggctagttgattcggcaggtgggttgttacacaatccttagcgggttccgacgtccatggccaccgtcctgctgtctatatcaaccagggtgagccccacccctttcgtgagcgcactgcgcgcggagtgacccctgttacgaccccccggccacgggggtggcgggcaggtaagctgcttacctgctgcgcgtgacgccggccgtggcgaaggcggacgaggcggggtgtcggtgcggtgggcgcggtggtgaccctggacgtgcgtcgggcccttctcgcggatcgcctcagctacggctcccggtggggccctctcgggggaaggggcctcggtcccggaccccggcgaggcgtcccttctccgctccgtaaaagtgtccatctcttttctttttttttcttctgttgtggcatatgctgcaggtgcctgctcgtttttcgtatgtgggtaacaacatttaactatgtatatatatttaccaattggtttaactgccacccgcctgaatctatttaaaatctaatttttttttaatttcaaccgcccgacccgacccgacccgcggataaaatcaaatttttttaaatttcatccgcccgatccgcggataatccgcggttgtgcccgcaaaccgcgcatctctaatatatattaatttcttgtgcggcctggtagcaatcgggccgcggcccagtggttggagATCTTTGATCTAAGAGACTAACCTTCCCGCTCCTCCTTCCTcagtccaagatggcggcgcagtTCGTGCAGACCAAGCTGAAAGGCGACAAAGTGGTGTTGTTCATCAAGCCGACATGTTCGTACTGCGTCATGGCCAAGGAGGTGTTGTCCAAGTACAAGTTGAAGCCAGGACATGTGGAGTATGTGGACATCAGCGCGCGGAAAGACATGAGCAGCATGCAGGACTACTTCCTGGAGCTGACCGGAGCTCGCACCGTGAGTAACACTCACTTCTACACTTTCACTAATACAGGCCATGTTGGAACTGAGCTGCCATGTGTTTGTGGGGGAATGAGTAAGTGAAAGAAGTAGTTTGTGGTAAGTCAAATAAGTGACAATGTGTCTTCTTCACTTGCTCGCCTAGCTAGTTTCTACTGCGCATGCGCGCTGTGACGAGCCACTTTGAAGCGAAAAA
The DNA window shown above is from Nerophis lumbriciformis linkage group LG38, RoL_Nlum_v2.1, whole genome shotgun sequence and carries:
- the glrx gene encoding glutaredoxin-1 → MAAQFVQTKLKGDKVVLFIKPTCSYCVMAKEVLSKYKLKPGHVEYVDISARKDMSSMQDYFLELTGARTVPRVFIGEECVGGGSDVAALHDSGQLKGMLQSIGALQ